From the genome of Peptoniphilus sp. ING2-D1G:
ATATAATCGGGGCCTTTATAGCTGTAGTTACCAAGGTGCCGCTTTTACTTGACCACATAGGGACAATGATGATCTGTTTGATGTTCGGGTGGAAATTGGCGGTAGCCTGTGCCTTTGTTTCATCCTGTATAGTGGCGATGCTTTTTGATCCCTATGCACTTCCCTTTGCTCCTACGGGAATGCTCATGGTTTTTATGTTGGGGATGTTTTTGAAACAGAACTTTATTGATAAATTCGGTGCACCTGTTTCAATGATATTTATCGTGTTGCCTGCAGCCGTATTGGGAGCTGTTATTGCAGGGTATATCTTCGGCGGAGTTACCTCCAGCGGTTCTTCCATAATCGTGAGATTTTTGATAAATTCAGGAGTAAATCCGGCAGTTTCCACTTTTGTAATACAGTTTTTCATGGAATACTTCGACAGACTCATGTCTTTTTATATAGTAGAGAAAATATATGCGAGGTTTCATATTGATAAGATACAGTAAAATTTTAGAAAAACAAAAAAGAGAAATCGTACTATTGGTGGGCAGACCCTGTTTTTGGGGCAAGTGTACCTTTTGCGACTATATAGATGACAACTCAAGGGATGATGAGTACATGATAAACTTCAACAGAGAGGTACTTGAAAATGTAACGGGAGAATTCGGAAAACTGGAATGCATAAATTCCGGTTCTGTATTTGAACTGCCACTCCAAACTCTCCAAGATATAAAAAATAAAGCAAAGGAAAAAAACATAGCTACGCTCATCTTTGAAGCACATTTTGCATATAAAGACAGACTTTCCGAGATAAAGGATTTTTTTAACGAGACGAAGGTGCTGTTTAAAATCGGAGTTGAAACCTTTGACAAGGATTTCAGAGAAAAAGTGTTAAATAAAAATGCCAAGTTTACAGAAGTTGAAGAAGTTGAAAAATATTTTGATGCACCCTGTTTGTTAGTAGGTGTGGAGGGTCAGAGCAGGAAAATGATAGACAGAGATATGGAGATAATAAAAAATCACTTCCGATGGGCTACGATAAATATATTTGTTGAAAACACCACAGATGTGAAAAGGGATGACGCATTGGTTAAGTGGTTCATGGATAAGTATGGATATTTAAAAGACGATCCGAGAATTGATTTTCTATACGAAAACACAGATTTCGGTGTTGGAGCGGAAGAATAGTATGGAAATTTCATAATTTCCCGTAGGGGTGGTCTCCTTCGTCCATCCGTTATATTTCGTCGGTTCATAATGCGGGACGATGAGGGCATCGTCCCCTACAATTCTTATATTTATGTTTCGCAGGGGTAGCAAGTGGCTTGTTATTTTATCAAAAATTTGTAAATAGGGGAAACCCTATTTTTTTATTATAAATTTACTATAAAATGTTGCATTTTATGTGAGCATATATTATAATATATTAAGGTCAAAGAAGGTCAAAAACTTCTCGAACCACACAATAAGGAAGTGATTATTTGAAATACAGAGATTATTATGAAATCCTCGGAGTTGACAAAAGTGCCACTCAGAAGGAAATTAAATCAGCATATAGAAAGTTGGCAAAAAAATATCATCCCGATTTAAATCAAGGTGATGAGACTGCACAAGAAAAATTAAAAGAAGTCAATGAAGCCTATGAGGTATTATCGGATAAGGATAAGAAGGAAAAATATGATAAATTCGGCTCAAATTACGACTTTGTAAACGGAGCTAATTTCGATCCCACTCAATACGGATACACTTATACAAATGCGGGCGATGGAGGCAAATTCTCAGATTTTTTCAATATGTTTTTCGGAGATGAAAAAACCACCGGTGGATTCAGTTTTTCCGATATATTTTCAGATATGAACTCCGGAAGCAGAAGAAAACCGAGCAAGACAAGACAAAGATACAACACGGATATAGAGATATCTTTGGAAGACGCCTATAATGGTGCACAAAGACAGCTTAATTTATACTTGAATGACAAGCCGATAACTGTAGATTTAAAAATCCCGGCAGGTATTACTCCCGGCAAAAAAATAAAGGTAAGAGGAGAAAAATACGGAGTTTCGGGAGATATTTACTTTAAGATAAACCTACGCCCCGACAAAGAATTAAAACTCGAAGGGCTTAATATCTACAGGGAAAAGGAAATATATCCGTGGCAAGCGGCTCTTGGAGACACCATAACCGTAGAAACTCTCGACGGAAGGATAAAACTGAAAATCCCGAAAAATACCAAGGGCGGATCAAAGCTCAGAATTGCAGATAAGGGATTTAAAGATCTAAAGGGAAACAAAGGAGATTTATATATAGTATTTAAAATAGTAAATCCGACTAATTTAACTGAAGTACAATTGAAATTATACGAACAATTGAAAAATATTTCTTAAGGGGAGGAATGGATATGAATTTTGAAAAATTTACTCAAAAATCACTGCAATCTTTGCAGGATGCACAAAACATCGCTTCGTCCTACGGCAATCCTCAATTGGAGGAAATCCATTTAAACTACGCACTTACAAAGGATAAAGACGGACTTGTTCCGAGAATTTTAAAATATATGGGAGTCAGTGTAGATGATGTAGTCAGGGATTTAGAAAGAGAAATTGAAAGACTTCCAAAACAAAGGGGTTCAGATGTCTATGCATCAGGAGAATTTAAAAAGATAATAGATGATGCCGGAAAATTTGCCATAGATTTTAAAGATGATTATGTATCAGTGGAACATCTATACTTGGCATTGCTATCCTTAAACGGTTCAAAGTCAAGAAAGATTTTTGAAAAACACAGCATAACCTTAAACGGATTTTTAAGTGCATTGAAAAAAATCAGGGGGAATCAACTGGTAAATACCGACAATCCGGAAGCGACCTATGACGCTCTTGAAAAATATGGAAGAGATTTGAGCAAGGACGCAAGAGATGGTAAAATCGACCCTGTAATAGGACGAGATGAAGAAATCAGAAATGTAATTAGAATACTTTCCAGAAGAACAAAGAACAATCCGGTGTTGATAGGTGAACCCGGTGTGGGAAAAACAGCCATAGTTGAAGGACTTGCGCAAAGAATTATCAACGGAGACGTTCCCGAAGGTCTAAAGGACAAGACGATATTTTCTTTGGACATGGGAGCTCTTGTAGCCGGAGCCAAGTACAGAGGAGAATTTGAAGAAAGACTTAAGGCTGTGTTTTCCGAAGTAAAAAAATCCGACGGACAGATAATAATGTTCATAGATGAAATTCACAACATAGTCGGAGCAGGCAAGACCGAAGGAGCAATGGATGCTTCCAACCTTTTAAAACCCATGCTTGCAAGGGGAGAACTTCATGCCATAGGCGCTACAACTCTTGATGAATACAGAAAATACATCGAAAAAGACCTCGCCCTTGAAAGAAGGTTTCAAAAAGTTCTGGTTCAAGAACCCACAGTGGAAGACACCATTTCAATTCTAAGGGGATTGAAGGAAAAATACGAAATATTCCACGGAATAAGGATTTCAGACTCCGCAGTAATAGCCGCAGCAACACTTTCAGACAGATACATTACAGATAGATTTTTGCCCGATAAGGCGATAGACTTGATGGATGAATCCTGCGCCATGTTGAGAACCGAAATAGATTCCATGCCCACAGAAATCGACGATGTACGAAGAAAAATTCTTCAACTGGAAATCGAAAGGGAAGCACTAAAAAAGGAAACTGACGAACCATCCAAAAATAGGCTTCAAATACTGGAAAAGGAATTATCTGAAGAAAAATCCGAATTTGATAAATTAAGCGCAAAATGGGAAAGCGAAAAACATGAATTAGATAAAGTAAAAAACATCAAAAAAGAAATAGAAGATGTAAAACACAGAATAGAAGAAGCAGAAAGAAATTACAACCTCGAGGAACTATCAGAACTTCGTTACGGGAAATTGCCACAGCTGGAAGAAGAATTAAAAAAAGCGGAAAGTGTAACCAAGGAAGAAGACTCCATGGTCAAGGAAGAAGTAACAGAAGACGAAATCGCCCACGTAGTAAGCAGATGGACAGGAATACCCGTTGAAAAGTTGAACAAAACCGAAAGAGATAAATTAATCAATCTTGAAGACACACTTCACAAAAGAGTAATAGGACAGGATGAAGCGGTAAAAGTCGTAAGTGATGCGGTACTTCGTGCAAGAGCGGGTCTTAAGAGTGAAAACAGACCCATCGGCTCCTTTATATTTTTAGGACCCACAGGTGTGGGTAAAACGGAAACAGCAAAGGCACTTACTGAAAACCTATTCGACGACGAAAAAAACATCATAAGGATAGATATGTCGGAATATATGGAAAAACATTCCGTTTCAAGACTTGTAGGTTCTCCTCCGGGATACGTTGGATACGAAGAAGGCGGACAATTGACGGAAGCAGTAAGAAGAAAACCCTACAGCGTAGTGCTTTTTGACGAAATAGAAAAGGCGTATCCCGATGTATTTAACATATTGCTTCAAGTACTTGATGACGGACGACTTACGGATAATCAAGGAAGAACTGTGGACTTTAAAAACACCGTAATAATCATGACTTCAAATATAGGATCGCAATACCTGCTTGAAGGAATAGGCGAAGATGGAGAAATCACCGAAGAAGCAAGAGAACTCGTAAGAGGAGAAATGCGAAGAAGATTCAGGCCTGAATTTTTAAACAGGGCGGATGAAATAGTGATGTTTAAACCTCTTGCAAGAGATGAAATCTACAAGATAATAAAAGCTACAATCAAAGATATAGAAGACAGATTATCTGACAGAAATATCAAAATAGAAGTTACGGAAAAAGCTTTGGATTTCATATTGGAAAACTCCTACAACGTACAATTCGGAGCAAGACCTGTAAAGAGGTATATCCAATCAAATATTGAAACAGAGATGTCCAGAATGATAATCAGAGATGAAATTACCGAAAACAGCAAAGTAAAAGTTGATATAGAAGAAGATAAACTGAAAATTACAGTTGCATAAAGACATTTAAAAACATCGGTTTTCGCCTTGGCGAAAACCGATGTTTTTAATTTCCGAACACCTACACGATAAATAGTCGTAGAAAAGTTTGGTTTATTTTAAATTGTGAATGAAGAGTCCGGATCTGGGTTTGGGTTCAAACCATGTGGATTTGGGGGGCATTTCTTTATTTGCATCTGCTACCGCCATGAGTTCTTCAAGGGATGTGGGGTACAGGGAAAATGCTATTTCCATATCGTCTTCTACTCTTTTTTCCAGTTCTTCTATTCCTCTTATGCCTCCGATAAAGTCGATTCTTTTGTCGGTTCTTGGGTCTTGAATTCCCAGTATTGGAGATAGCAATTTATTTTGAAGTATTGAAACGTCCAAGTCTTCTATTACATCTCCTGTATTTTCTCCTTTATAGGTGAGTTTGTACCAATTGTTATTCAGATACATTCCAAATTCGGATTTTTTTGAGGGTTTTACCTGTTGTGTGCTTTTTTCTAATTTGAAATTTTCTTCTATCTTTTCAAACAGTTCTTCTTCGGAAAGACCATTTAAATCCTTGAGTACTCTGTTGTAATCATAGATTTGCACATTATCGGAAGGAAATAATATGGAGAGGAAGTAATTGAATTCTTCATCACCTTTAAATCCCGGATTCTGCTCTCTTCTTTTTAAAGAGACCTTAGCCGCCGATGCGCTTCTGTGATGACCGTCCGCTATATAGAGATTTGGAATTTCAGCGAAGTAATTTACAAGGTCTGAAATTATATTTTCATCTCTTATGGTCCAAATTCTGTGTCTGATGCCGTCATCGCTTGTGAAGTCTATTTCGGCATCGCATTTAACACATTGTTTTATTGTATTTTTAATTCTCTCTTCGTTTTTGTAAGTTAAAAATATGGGACCGGTGTTTGCGTCCAGAGAATCGATGTGATTTATTCGATCAACTTCCTTGTCTGCTCGTGTTTTTTCGTGTTTTTTAATGGTTCCGTCCAAGTATTCATCAACGGATGTTGCACATACAAGACCCAGTTGAGTGTGGTCCTTCATGGTCATCTCATAAAGGTAAAGGCAATTTTCATCTTCTTGCATGAAGTAGCCTTCATCCCACATTTTTTTGAAGTTTTCGAAGGCGTGCTTATTTATTGCAATGTTATCTCCATCAAAGTCCTCGGGAAGTGTTGCAAGGGGTAAATCCACTTGCAGAAAGCTCAAGGGGTGTTTGCTTATTTCTTCTCGTGCTTCTTCGGTATTGTATACGTCGTAGGGAAGAGCTGCAATTTTTTCAGCGTATTCATTTTTTGGACGAATTGCTTTAAAAGCTTTTATTGTAGCCATATAATCCTCCTATTTTATAAGTCTTACTCTTACTACACCTTCTATTTTCCATAGTTCTTCTTTTAATGACTGATCTACTTGTGAATCTATGTCTATCATGGTATATGCCCAATTGCCTTTGTGTTTGTTCAAGAGGTTTGCAATATTTATGTTCTTTTGAGCCAGTACGGCGGTTATTTGTCCTATCATGTTGGGAATATTTCTGTGGTTTACAGTTATTCTGTGTACGCTTTGACATTCTCCCATATCGCTGTCGGGGAAGTTGACGGAGTTTTTGATATTTCCGTTGTTGAGGTAGTCCATCATTTGGTTTATCACCATTTTTGCGGAGTTTTCTTCGCTTTCCGGGGTAGATGCTCCGAGGTGGGGAATGTTGATGGTGTTGGGAAGGGTCAAGCTTTCGGCATTTGGAAAATCAACTACATATTTTGCCACTGTGCCGTCTTTTAAAGCTGTTCTTAATGCTTTTAAATCCACCAAACCGTCTCTTGCGATATTTATGAGGCGAAGTCCTTTTTTAGCATTTTTTAAAAGTTCCGCATTTACAAAATTTTCCGTGTCCTTTGTAAAGGGAATATGGATTGAGATGTAATCACATAGGCTGAAGAGTTCCTTGGCATTTTCCATGTATTTTACGTGGGTGTCCAAATCCAAGGCGCTTTTAACTGAGATGAAGGGATCCAGTCCGTATACGTTCATGCCCATGCTGACACCCATTGATGCGACCAGTCTTCCTGTGGCTCCCAGCCCTATTACTCCTAAATTTTTTCCGAATATTTCAGGGCCTATAAAGTTTTTCTTGTAGGATTCCACTTCTTTTTGAACTTTTTCGTCTTTGTCAAGGGTTTTGACCCATTCTATGGCATCGACGATTTTTCTTGAAGAGATTATCAGCGCCAAGGTGACCAGTTCTTTTACGGCATTTGCGTTTGCTCCCGGAGCGTTTGAAACCACTATTCCCTTTTCGGAACATCTTTCTATGGGGATATTGTTGGTTCCTGCTCCTGCTCTACCGACGAATCTGACGTTTTCTCCAAATTCAAATTCATGTAGATCGGCACTTCTGACTATAATTGCATCGGGGTTTTCTTCATCTGCATTTATTATGAAATTTGGAGTCATAAGCTCCAATCCTTTTTTTGAAATATTGTTTATCGTTTTTATTTTATATGTTTTAACAGTATCCATATTCACTCCTTAAGAATTTTGCATTTCAAAATCTTTCATGTAATCCACCAAGGCGCGCACTCCTCCCATGGGCATGGCATTGTATATACTTGCTCTCATGCCGCCTACAGATCTGTGACCTTTAATGCCTATGATGGATTTTTCCTTAGCGCCCTTTACAAAGGCTGCATCCAAATCTTTATCTCCTGTGACGAATACCACATTCATAAGAGATCTTTCTTCAGGTTTAATATTATTTTTATAGAGTTTGCTGTTGTCTATAAA
Proteins encoded in this window:
- the clpB gene encoding Chaperone protein ClpB (Part of a stress-induced multi-chaperone system, it is involved in the recovery of the cell from heat-induced damage, in cooperation with DnaK, DnaJ and GrpE. Acts before DnaK, in the processing of protein aggregates. Protein binding stimulates the ATPase activity; ATP hydrolysis unfolds the denatured protein aggregates, which probably helps expose new hydrophobic binding sites on the surface of ClpB-bound aggregates, contributing to the solubilization and refolding of denatured protein aggregates by DnaK; High confidence in function and specificity); its protein translation is MNFEKFTQKSLQSLQDAQNIASSYGNPQLEEIHLNYALTKDKDGLVPRILKYMGVSVDDVVRDLEREIERLPKQRGSDVYASGEFKKIIDDAGKFAIDFKDDYVSVEHLYLALLSLNGSKSRKIFEKHSITLNGFLSALKKIRGNQLVNTDNPEATYDALEKYGRDLSKDARDGKIDPVIGRDEEIRNVIRILSRRTKNNPVLIGEPGVGKTAIVEGLAQRIINGDVPEGLKDKTIFSLDMGALVAGAKYRGEFEERLKAVFSEVKKSDGQIIMFIDEIHNIVGAGKTEGAMDASNLLKPMLARGELHAIGATTLDEYRKYIEKDLALERRFQKVLVQEPTVEDTISILRGLKEKYEIFHGIRISDSAVIAAATLSDRYITDRFLPDKAIDLMDESCAMLRTEIDSMPTEIDDVRRKILQLEIEREALKKETDEPSKNRLQILEKELSEEKSEFDKLSAKWESEKHELDKVKNIKKEIEDVKHRIEEAERNYNLEELSELRYGKLPQLEEELKKAESVTKEEDSMVKEEVTEDEIAHVVSRWTGIPVEKLNKTERDKLINLEDTLHKRVIGQDEAVKVVSDAVLRARAGLKSENRPIGSFIFLGPTGVGKTETAKALTENLFDDEKNIIRIDMSEYMEKHSVSRLVGSPPGYVGYEEGGQLTEAVRRKPYSVVLFDEIEKAYPDVFNILLQVLDDGRLTDNQGRTVDFKNTVIIMTSNIGSQYLLEGIGEDGEITEEARELVRGEMRRRFRPEFLNRADEIVMFKPLARDEIYKIIKATIKDIEDRLSDRNIKIEVTEKALDFILENSYNVQFGARPVKRYIQSNIETEMSRMIIRDEITENSKVKVDIEEDKLKITVA
- the serA3 gene encoding D-isomer specific 2-hydroxyacid dehydrogenase (A number of NAD-dependent 2-hydroxyacid dehydrogenases which seem to be specific for the D-isomer of their substrate have been shown to be functionally and structurally related. The catalytic domain contains a number of conserved charged residues which may play a role in the catalytic mechanism; High confidence in function and specificity) yields the protein MDTVKTYKIKTINNISKKGLELMTPNFIINADEENPDAIIVRSADLHEFEFGENVRFVGRAGAGTNNIPIERCSEKGIVVSNAPGANANAVKELVTLALIISSRKIVDAIEWVKTLDKDEKVQKEVESYKKNFIGPEIFGKNLGVIGLGATGRLVASMGVSMGMNVYGLDPFISVKSALDLDTHVKYMENAKELFSLCDYISIHIPFTKDTENFVNAELLKNAKKGLRLINIARDGLVDLKALRTALKDGTVAKYVVDFPNAESLTLPNTINIPHLGASTPESEENSAKMVINQMMDYLNNGNIKNSVNFPDSDMGECQSVHRITVNHRNIPNMIGQITAVLAQKNINIANLLNKHKGNWAYTMIDIDSQVDQSLKEELWKIEGVVRVRLIK
- a CDS encoding hypothetical protein (High confidence in function and specificity): MQKFKTREIVIVGIAVVINIIGAFIAVVTKVPLLLDHIGTMMICLMFGWKLAVACAFVSSCIVAMLFDPYALPFAPTGMLMVFMLGMFLKQNFIDKFGAPVSMIFIVLPAAVLGAVIAGYIFGGVTSSGSSIIVRFLINSGVNPAVSTFVIQFFMEYFDRLMSFYIVEKIYARFHIDKIQ
- a CDS encoding putative protein (Family membership), yielding MATIKAFKAIRPKNEYAEKIAALPYDVYNTEEAREEISKHPLSFLQVDLPLATLPEDFDGDNIAINKHAFENFKKMWDEGYFMQEDENCLYLYEMTMKDHTQLGLVCATSVDEYLDGTIKKHEKTRADKEVDRINHIDSLDANTGPIFLTYKNEERIKNTIKQCVKCDAEIDFTSDDGIRHRIWTIRDENIISDLVNYFAEIPNLYIADGHHRSASAAKVSLKRREQNPGFKGDEEFNYFLSILFPSDNVQIYDYNRVLKDLNGLSEEELFEKIEENFKLEKSTQQVKPSKKSEFGMYLNNNWYKLTYKGENTGDVIEDLDVSILQNKLLSPILGIQDPRTDKRIDFIGGIRGIEELEKRVEDDMEIAFSLYPTSLEELMAVADANKEMPPKSTWFEPKPRSGLFIHNLK
- the dnaJ3 gene encoding chaperone protein DnaJ (DnaJ domains (J-domains) are associated with hsp70 heat-shock system and it is thought that this domain mediates the interaction. DnaJ-domain is therefore part of a chaperone (protein folding) system. The T-antigens, although not in Prosite are confirmed as DnaJ containing domains from literature; High confidence in function and specificity): MKYRDYYEILGVDKSATQKEIKSAYRKLAKKYHPDLNQGDETAQEKLKEVNEAYEVLSDKDKKEKYDKFGSNYDFVNGANFDPTQYGYTYTNAGDGGKFSDFFNMFFGDEKTTGGFSFSDIFSDMNSGSRRKPSKTRQRYNTDIEISLEDAYNGAQRQLNLYLNDKPITVDLKIPAGITPGKKIKVRGEKYGVSGDIYFKINLRPDKELKLEGLNIYREKEIYPWQAALGDTITVETLDGRIKLKIPKNTKGGSKLRIADKGFKDLKGNKGDLYIVFKIVNPTNLTEVQLKLYEQLKNIS
- a CDS encoding hypothetical protein (High confidence in function and specificity); the protein is MIRYSKILEKQKREIVLLVGRPCFWGKCTFCDYIDDNSRDDEYMINFNREVLENVTGEFGKLECINSGSVFELPLQTLQDIKNKAKEKNIATLIFEAHFAYKDRLSEIKDFFNETKVLFKIGVETFDKDFREKVLNKNAKFTEVEEVEKYFDAPCLLVGVEGQSRKMIDRDMEIIKNHFRWATINIFVENTTDVKRDDALVKWFMDKYGYLKDDPRIDFLYENTDFGVGAEE